The Salinispora tropica CNB-440 genome has a window encoding:
- a CDS encoding class I SAM-dependent methyltransferase, producing the protein MDDPYAQSAEYIDLLIADAWGLFAPGLSEALHGLGDEPGVTVDLGAGTGRGVAVICASLPDSSPVLAVEPSPALRAVLLARAHEDASLRSRVTVSPADAMSVPMPEQVRVLVAMNMIGHLSPDDRRELWQRVAPRLVRGGRVVVNLAPPARPVAIPRTRMASRTVGGLTYEGWASAEAVGEHQIRWHMTYLTRSPEGAAVAEVAVNYDWWVMDEGELRAEFAEHGLTMRQIGHPDAGLYVASHVQG; encoded by the coding sequence ATGGACGATCCGTACGCACAGTCAGCCGAGTACATAGACCTCCTCATCGCCGACGCCTGGGGGCTCTTCGCTCCCGGACTCTCCGAGGCTCTGCACGGCCTCGGCGACGAACCCGGCGTCACGGTGGACCTGGGCGCCGGTACGGGGCGTGGCGTCGCGGTGATCTGCGCCAGCCTGCCTGACAGCTCGCCGGTGCTGGCCGTGGAGCCCTCGCCCGCACTCCGCGCGGTGCTCCTCGCCCGAGCGCACGAGGACGCATCCCTGAGGTCGCGCGTTACGGTGTCGCCGGCCGACGCGATGAGCGTGCCAATGCCCGAGCAGGTGCGGGTGCTGGTGGCGATGAACATGATCGGGCACTTGTCGCCGGACGACCGGCGGGAACTCTGGCAGCGCGTCGCCCCGCGCCTGGTCCGTGGGGGTCGCGTGGTCGTCAACCTCGCGCCGCCGGCGCGTCCGGTCGCGATCCCGAGAACCCGAATGGCCAGCCGCACCGTGGGTGGCCTGACCTACGAGGGCTGGGCGAGCGCCGAGGCTGTCGGCGAACACCAGATCAGGTGGCACATGACCTACCTGACCCGATCGCCGGAGGGGGCGGCGGTGGCGGAGGTGGCCGTGAACTACGACTGGTGGGTCATGGACGAGGGGGAGTTGCGCGCGGAGTTCGCGGAACATGGGTTGACCATGCGGCAGATCGGACACCCCGACGCCGGCCTCTACGTCGCGAGTCACGTGCAGGGCTGA
- a CDS encoding FAD-dependent monooxygenase, with the protein MTDRVLVAGAGIAGLSTVRALRRHGIPATAVEQRPTRLEAGLAINVPGNGVQALAALGVGDGLRDVGVPVSRREYRTQRGRLLFSVAEDEFWGGEHQPRCIRRRDLHELLEHDLPSGSVRYGVAVSAVRVTADGAEVTFSDGSTDRYGFVVGADGVHSAVRPSLFGDERLGAALLSAASWRFMAPDPGITCWTVWTGDSGTVLLLPAGDGEVYGFASATRGGPIGSDPSWLSAAFAGFPEPVQTAVAEALLRPDLMYHSPIEEVRIPRWHQGRVVLIGDAAHATAPVWAQGASLAVEDALVLAELLASRDWQTVGGEWDRRRRGRVAHVQAATDQLSRAAAKPAWLRNLLLPAIGRHSYRSAYGPLRTPVASLTAPG; encoded by the coding sequence ATGACCGACAGAGTTTTGGTGGCCGGTGCCGGGATCGCGGGTCTGTCGACGGTCCGTGCGTTGCGGCGCCACGGAATCCCAGCGACGGCGGTGGAGCAACGGCCAACCCGGCTGGAGGCGGGGCTGGCCATCAATGTTCCGGGCAATGGCGTGCAGGCCCTCGCGGCACTCGGCGTCGGCGACGGTCTGCGTGACGTCGGCGTGCCGGTGTCGAGACGTGAGTACCGCACCCAGCGGGGGCGGCTACTCTTCTCCGTCGCCGAGGACGAGTTCTGGGGCGGGGAGCACCAGCCCCGGTGCATACGTCGTCGGGACCTTCACGAACTACTGGAACATGACCTGCCCTCGGGGTCGGTACGGTACGGGGTAGCGGTGAGCGCGGTCCGCGTGACGGCCGACGGTGCCGAGGTGACGTTCTCCGACGGCAGCACCGACCGGTACGGCTTCGTGGTCGGGGCCGACGGGGTCCACTCGGCGGTTCGCCCGTCCCTGTTCGGCGACGAACGGCTCGGAGCTGCGCTACTGTCCGCGGCGAGTTGGCGGTTCATGGCACCCGACCCCGGCATCACCTGCTGGACGGTGTGGACCGGCGACAGCGGCACGGTCCTGCTGCTTCCAGCTGGCGACGGCGAGGTGTACGGCTTCGCCTCCGCTACCAGGGGTGGCCCGATCGGGTCCGACCCCAGCTGGCTTTCGGCGGCCTTCGCCGGGTTCCCCGAGCCGGTACAGACGGCAGTCGCCGAAGCACTCCTCCGTCCAGATTTGATGTACCACTCCCCAATCGAGGAGGTGCGCATCCCCCGGTGGCACCAAGGCCGGGTGGTCCTGATCGGCGACGCCGCGCACGCCACCGCGCCGGTCTGGGCGCAGGGTGCCTCGCTCGCCGTAGAGGACGCACTGGTGCTGGCCGAACTCCTTGCCAGCCGGGACTGGCAAACAGTCGGTGGCGAGTGGGATCGGCGTCGGCGTGGACGGGTCGCCCATGTGCAGGCAGCGACCGACCAGCTCTCCCGGGCAGCCGCCAAGCCTGCGTGGCTGCGGAACCTTCTGCTGCCGGCGATCGGCCGACACAGCTACCGGTCGGCGTACGGCCCGCTCCGCACGCCGGTGGCGTCGTTGACGGCGCCCGGCTGA
- a CDS encoding multicopper oxidase family protein, whose amino-acid sequence MVSRRHLLMAGAAGGAAVMLSPPASNAVSLPLERPLLTPDVIEKYRTDLLVPEVMPPVRRHGRDRCDEYVIGIRQFSQQILPPDLPRTAVWGFGSATRRGTFQFPGFTIEARVDRPVQVTWINQLVDRHDRFLPPLLPVDPTLHWANPPGGIAGRDSTPTFTRTPGPYLGPVPVVVHLHGGHTRAESDGYPEAWFLPAAKDIPAGYATVGSFYDRYRASFAEQFGIQWRPGTATSRYDNDQRAATEWYHDHALGMTRQAVYSGLAGFYLLRGGEFDLPPGVLPGPAPGLGDPPGTRYYEIPIVIQDRTFHRDGSLFYPSSRAFSDTCANPANYIPNGDVPPIWVPDFFADTIVANGRTWPRLEVERRRYRLRLLNGCNARTLILKIAANPTATRPAVPALPIWLIGTDGGFLPQPQPLDEVILGGAQRVDVILDFTDVPAGTDLYLINEGPDGPFLGGVPGVDFAPADVNTTGQVMKLAVVPRTEPDRSVPPDQLRLPQFVPLGPATNTRRLSLDERISTTGCGPVAILLGTVDPDGTAVPLTWSDPVTENVALNATELWELDNRTDHAHPIHVHEVEFQIIGRGPDGNTPPSTQQHGYHDTVLALPGEITRIKAFFDLPGRYIWHCHILEHEDNEMMRPINIGPATDPTRTETTATPTSESWHPSESPEDKSDRR is encoded by the coding sequence ATGGTCAGCCGTCGGCACCTGTTGATGGCGGGAGCCGCAGGGGGAGCGGCCGTCATGCTGTCTCCGCCGGCCTCCAACGCCGTGTCACTGCCACTGGAGCGGCCGCTGTTAACTCCCGACGTCATCGAGAAGTACCGGACGGACCTGCTGGTCCCGGAGGTCATGCCGCCGGTCCGCCGGCACGGACGGGACCGGTGCGACGAGTACGTGATCGGGATACGGCAGTTCTCGCAGCAGATCCTGCCGCCGGATCTTCCCCGGACCGCGGTGTGGGGGTTCGGCTCCGCCACCCGCCGTGGCACGTTCCAGTTCCCGGGGTTCACCATCGAGGCCCGAGTCGACCGGCCCGTGCAGGTTACCTGGATCAACCAACTCGTTGACCGGCACGATCGGTTCCTGCCTCCGCTGTTGCCCGTCGATCCGACGTTGCACTGGGCCAACCCGCCTGGAGGGATAGCCGGGCGGGACTCCACTCCCACCTTCACGCGGACCCCAGGCCCGTACCTCGGCCCGGTGCCGGTCGTGGTGCACCTGCACGGGGGACATACCCGGGCGGAGAGTGACGGCTATCCGGAGGCATGGTTCCTGCCAGCGGCGAAGGACATTCCGGCTGGCTACGCGACGGTCGGCAGCTTCTACGACCGCTATCGGGCGTCGTTCGCCGAGCAGTTCGGGATCCAGTGGCGGCCTGGAACCGCGACGAGCCGCTACGACAACGATCAGCGGGCGGCCACCGAGTGGTACCACGATCACGCGTTGGGGATGACCCGTCAGGCGGTCTACTCCGGCCTGGCCGGCTTCTACTTGCTACGTGGCGGAGAGTTCGACCTGCCACCCGGTGTCCTACCCGGCCCTGCCCCCGGCTTGGGTGACCCCCCGGGCACCCGCTACTACGAGATCCCGATCGTCATCCAGGACCGGACCTTCCACCGGGACGGTTCACTGTTTTATCCCAGTAGCCGGGCCTTCAGTGACACGTGCGCGAATCCCGCGAACTACATTCCAAACGGCGACGTTCCACCGATCTGGGTTCCCGACTTCTTCGCCGACACTATCGTCGCCAATGGTCGGACCTGGCCGCGCCTCGAGGTCGAACGGCGGCGGTACCGACTGCGTTTGCTCAACGGCTGCAACGCGCGCACCCTGATCCTGAAGATCGCAGCCAACCCCACCGCCACACGTCCCGCCGTCCCCGCCCTGCCGATCTGGTTGATCGGCACCGACGGTGGCTTCCTTCCCCAGCCCCAGCCACTCGACGAGGTCATCCTTGGCGGCGCCCAACGCGTCGATGTCATCCTCGACTTCACCGATGTGCCCGCCGGTACTGACCTGTACCTGATCAACGAGGGCCCGGACGGACCCTTCCTCGGTGGTGTGCCGGGAGTCGATTTCGCACCCGCCGACGTCAACACCACAGGTCAGGTCATGAAGCTGGCTGTCGTTCCTCGTACCGAGCCAGACAGAAGCGTCCCACCAGACCAGCTCCGCCTACCCCAGTTCGTTCCCCTCGGCCCGGCGACCAACACCCGCCGCCTCTCCCTTGACGAACGGATTTCCACCACTGGTTGCGGCCCTGTCGCCATCCTGCTCGGCACCGTCGATCCGGACGGCACCGCGGTACCGCTGACGTGGAGCGACCCGGTCACCGAGAATGTCGCACTCAACGCCACGGAGCTGTGGGAGCTGGACAACCGTACGGACCATGCCCACCCGATCCACGTTCACGAGGTCGAATTTCAGATCATCGGCCGAGGACCAGATGGCAACACACCACCATCGACGCAGCAACACGGCTACCATGACACCGTCCTCGCTCTACCCGGCGAGATCACTCGAATCAAAGCCTTCTTTGACCTGCCAGGCCGATATATCTGGCACTGTCACATCCTGGAGCACGAAGACAACGAGATGATGCGGCCGATCAACATCGGCCCCGCGACGGACCCAACCCGCACCGAGACCACAGCTACGCCAACCAGCGAGAGTTGGCATCCAAGCGAGTCACCCGAGGACAAGAGCGACCGGCGATAG
- a CDS encoding DUF3068 domain-containing protein produces the protein MRQKIGAALFGLGLLCVAVAVGLVWLIVPALKQVPYDVTPPDIVVVAPSATFVSARTLPDGDPAVTVETGTLRSATGIKPDNEAAAELAGSLAGETLIWNVYQATDWVDRDLPVNRAESRIALDRVSGAAVEWDGQCYHDMEAVESGTTGCEAGSIAYAGQLYLFPFDTKRQTYQYFDGILRQSLPMLYQGEEEIAGLETYRFEQTVPQRELDMDEETLTQLLGFLAPEATTATMTYRASRTLWVEPMTGGILGYREQQRQELVPDVGPPVVIFDATFQYDDATADAVVEQASDGRAQLLLLGRYLPTGMLVVGVLVAVAGLMLVFVRRAVAPRSAEDATGTAS, from the coding sequence ATGCGGCAGAAGATCGGCGCGGCTCTCTTCGGTCTGGGGCTACTCTGCGTCGCTGTGGCCGTGGGTCTGGTGTGGCTGATCGTGCCAGCGCTCAAGCAGGTGCCCTACGACGTGACACCGCCGGATATCGTGGTGGTCGCGCCGTCAGCCACCTTCGTCAGTGCTCGGACGCTGCCCGACGGCGACCCGGCGGTGACCGTCGAAACGGGCACTCTGCGTTCGGCAACAGGTATCAAACCCGACAACGAGGCTGCCGCAGAGCTCGCCGGAAGCCTCGCTGGTGAAACTCTGATCTGGAACGTGTATCAAGCTACCGACTGGGTAGATCGCGACCTGCCGGTCAACCGGGCCGAGAGCCGCATCGCCCTCGACCGGGTGTCCGGTGCCGCAGTCGAGTGGGACGGTCAGTGCTACCACGACATGGAGGCCGTGGAGTCGGGCACCACCGGGTGTGAGGCGGGGAGCATTGCGTACGCCGGGCAGCTGTACCTGTTCCCCTTCGATACGAAAAGGCAGACGTACCAGTACTTCGATGGCATCCTGCGGCAGTCGTTGCCGATGCTGTACCAGGGTGAGGAAGAGATCGCCGGCCTGGAGACGTACCGGTTCGAGCAGACCGTCCCCCAGCGGGAGCTCGACATGGACGAGGAGACGCTGACCCAACTGCTCGGCTTCCTGGCGCCGGAGGCGACGACCGCGACGATGACCTACCGGGCGTCTCGCACGCTCTGGGTGGAGCCGATGACCGGTGGCATTCTGGGCTACCGCGAGCAGCAGCGCCAGGAGCTGGTGCCGGACGTCGGGCCGCCGGTGGTCATCTTCGACGCCACCTTCCAGTACGACGACGCCACCGCCGACGCGGTAGTCGAACAGGCCAGCGACGGTCGGGCGCAGCTGCTCCTGCTCGGCCGCTACCTGCCGACCGGAATGCTGGTGGTGGGGGTCCTCGTGGCCGTTGCCGGCCTCATGCTCGTGTTCGTGCGCCGGGCTGTGGCACCTCGGTCAGCGGAGGACGCCACTGGTACGGCCTCCTGA
- a CDS encoding FadD3 family acyl-CoA ligase encodes MMPSIPAALHRAAQEFSSAPALVEPGVTQLSYAELLAEVRRVAQALIAGGLRPGDRLALWAPNSAQWVLAALGASYAGLTLVPVNTRFTGIEALDVTHRSRASGLVVVDPFLGTDRLATLQAAATAEGKQLPRLVVRVPSGWDEFVAGGASVPEPVANARAAAVNPNDLSDILFTSGTTGRSKGVMSAHRQSIDVATAWADIARLTPDDRYLVINPFFHSFGLKAGILACVVSGTAIVPQAVFDVPQAMALIADQRITVLPGPPTLYTSLLGHPDARRFDLSSLRLAVTGAATVPPALVDQIRKELGADVLTAYGLTEAVVATMCRPGDDAQTVAQTCGRAAAGCEIRIADPGGEVLLRGPNTMLGYLDDPTATAAAIDAEGWLHTGDIGRLDERGYLTITDRLKDMYVCGGFNVYPAEVERTLAQLPGVAESAVIGVPDPRLGEVGKAYLVCHPGHALSTAEVTEFCRSRLANYKVPRSVEVRSELPHNASGKILKYLLRGELRGDEAY; translated from the coding sequence ATGATGCCGTCCATCCCAGCGGCCCTCCACCGCGCGGCGCAGGAGTTCAGCTCGGCACCGGCCCTGGTGGAGCCCGGCGTCACGCAGCTGAGCTACGCGGAGCTCCTCGCCGAGGTGCGGCGCGTGGCACAGGCACTGATCGCCGGCGGGCTTCGCCCGGGCGACCGGCTCGCGCTCTGGGCACCGAACTCGGCACAGTGGGTGCTGGCCGCACTCGGCGCGAGCTACGCGGGCCTCACCCTGGTACCGGTCAACACCCGCTTCACCGGGATCGAGGCACTCGACGTGACCCATCGAAGCCGCGCCAGTGGCCTTGTCGTGGTGGACCCGTTCCTCGGCACCGATCGGCTCGCCACGCTACAGGCCGCCGCCACGGCGGAAGGCAAGCAGCTCCCCCGCCTGGTCGTGCGAGTGCCCTCCGGCTGGGACGAGTTCGTAGCCGGCGGGGCCTCGGTACCCGAACCGGTGGCCAACGCCCGCGCCGCCGCGGTCAACCCCAACGACCTGAGCGACATCCTGTTCACCTCGGGTACCACCGGGCGCAGCAAGGGCGTGATGAGCGCGCACCGGCAGTCGATAGACGTGGCTACCGCCTGGGCCGACATCGCCCGGCTGACCCCCGACGACCGCTACCTCGTGATCAACCCCTTCTTTCACAGCTTCGGCCTGAAGGCCGGCATCCTCGCCTGTGTGGTCAGCGGCACCGCCATCGTGCCGCAGGCGGTCTTCGACGTACCCCAGGCGATGGCTCTGATCGCGGACCAACGGATCACCGTCCTACCCGGGCCACCCACCCTCTACACCAGCCTGCTCGGTCATCCCGACGCCCGGCGATTCGACTTGTCGAGCCTGCGCTTGGCCGTGACCGGAGCGGCCACCGTGCCACCGGCCCTCGTCGATCAGATCCGCAAGGAGCTTGGCGCGGACGTACTTACCGCGTACGGACTGACCGAGGCGGTGGTCGCCACGATGTGCCGACCGGGCGATGACGCGCAGACCGTGGCGCAGACCTGCGGACGAGCAGCAGCCGGATGTGAGATCCGCATCGCTGACCCGGGCGGTGAGGTGTTGCTGCGCGGGCCGAACACCATGCTCGGCTACCTCGACGACCCGACCGCCACCGCGGCGGCGATCGACGCCGAGGGGTGGCTGCACACCGGCGATATCGGGCGCCTCGACGAGCGGGGCTACCTGACCATCACCGACCGACTCAAGGACATGTACGTCTGCGGTGGCTTCAATGTGTACCCGGCCGAGGTCGAGCGCACGCTTGCCCAGCTTCCAGGCGTGGCCGAGTCCGCGGTGATCGGCGTGCCCGACCCACGGCTCGGTGAAGTCGGCAAGGCCTACCTGGTCTGCCACCCGGGTCACGCACTCAGCACGGCGGAGGTGACCGAATTCTGCCGGAGCCGACTCGCCAACTACAAGGTGCCGCGGTCAGTCGAGGTCCGGTCTGAACTGCCGCACAACGCCTCGGGCAAAATTCTCAAGTATCTGCTCCGCGGAGAGCTGAGGGGTGACGAGGCGTACTAG